A genomic segment from Triticum dicoccoides isolate Atlit2015 ecotype Zavitan chromosome 1A, WEW_v2.0, whole genome shotgun sequence encodes:
- the LOC119362719 gene encoding uncharacterized protein LOC119362719, which produces MAFMGFSYAQVHVRQEKVRQRISQQEAANNSTVKNKNKSIGEEDKISKKNCDSWAAAGRVHPCASSTAAAAAGPVPER; this is translated from the coding sequence ATGGCTTTCATGGGGTTTAGCTATGCGCAGGTACATGTGCGGCAGGAGAAGGTCCGGCAGAGGATCAGCCAACAAGAAGCCGCCAACAACTCGACCGTGAAGAACAAGAACAAGAGTATCGGTGAAGAAGACAAGATCAGCAAGAAAAACTGCGACTCATGGGCCGCCGCCGGCAGGGTGCATCCGTGCGCATcttccacggcggcggcggcggctgggccggtgCCGGAGAGGTGA